The Triticum aestivum cultivar Chinese Spring chromosome 3A, IWGSC CS RefSeq v2.1, whole genome shotgun sequence genome includes a region encoding these proteins:
- the LOC123062944 gene encoding MADS-box transcription factor 2: protein MGRGKIEIKRIENQSNRQVTFSKRKNGILKKAKEISVLCDAEVGVVVFSSAGKLYDFCSPKTSLSRILEKYQTNSGKILWDEKHKSLSAEIDRIKKENDNMQIELRHLKGEDLNSLQPKELIMIEEALDNGLTSLHEKQMEHYDRLMKHGKMLEDENKLLAFKVHQHDIALSGSMRDLELGYHPDRDFAAQMPITFRVQPSHPNLQEDS from the exons atggGGCGCGGGAAGATCGAGATCAAGAGGATCGAGAACCAGAGCAACCGCCAGGTGACCTTCTCCAAGCGCAAGAACGGGATCCTCAAGAAGGCCAAGGAGATCAGCGTGCTCTGCGACGCCGAGGTCGGCGTCGTCGTCTTCTCCAGCGCCGGCAAGCTCTACGACTTCTGCTCCCCCAAGACCTC GCTATCAAGAATCTTGGAGAAGTACCAGACCAACTCCGGGAAGATACTGTGGGATGAGAAACACAAG AGCCTCAGTGCGGAGATTGATCGAATCAAGAAAGAGAATGATAACATGCAGATCGAGCTCAG ACACTTGAAAGGCGAAGATCTGAACTCGCTGCAGCCCAAAGAGCTGATCATGATTGAGGAAGCACTTGATAATGGGCTGACAAGTCTGCATGAGAAACAG ATGGAGCATTATGACAGGCTCATGAAACAT GGTAAGATGCTGGAAGATGAGAACAAGCTGCTGGCCTTTAAAGTG CACCAGCATGATATCGCCTTGAGCGGGAGCATGAGGGATCTTGAGCTTGGGTACCATCCAGACAGGGACTTTGCAGCCCAGATGCCGATCACCTTCCGCGTGCAGCCTAGCCACCCCAATCTGCAGGAGGACAGCTAG
- the LOC123062943 gene encoding probable receptor-like protein kinase At1g11050, translating to MATVAGLIRLLLVAALALRQAAGEVKPPPPCPLDLGYVRTFPWDRAPCAPPVSNVTACCMTLLSVLGIGLAARLRATGLFRLPSPPASAACIRAFSDALASPPLSLPRSLAPACFPVPSQFAISPSYCAGVTTAAQYVATVGDVAAGELNSSCGSNLTDTSFCYACLAAGIHALARLTAAAGKASNSLNCFYLTALYAAGVSNSAGPTSPATAACAFGLALSTPSPASSNASSSITHTNIAVATVIPIASVLLVSLIALLVWTKRHDGISGRNRGLSDERRPSRQRPNTGSVLFDIRELARATGGFAERNIIGRGGFGVVYRGVLADGSVVAVKKMLDPDVDGGDDEFANEVEIISHFRHRNLVPLRGCCITDADDPDDHGSRQMLLVYDYMPNGSLDRYIFQQQDGAAVMLPWAQRRSVILDVARGLEYMHYGVKPGIYHRDIKATNILLDEDMRARVADFGLARRSRDGQSHLTTRVAGTHGYLSPEYALYGQLTERSDVYSFGVLVLEVMSGRPALDLAEPSGMVLVTDWAWMLVKAGRTREVLAEALLREKECRATVEAMERFVLIGILCAHVTVACRPTMPEALRMLDGDMDVPDLPDRPQPYGQRIPFDEGEGNFSASSVLSGPFLDFGDMLR from the coding sequence ATGGCGACCGTCGCGGGCCTTAtccggctcctcctcgtcgccgcgcTGGCGCTGCGCCAGGCGGCGGGGGAAgtaaagccgccgccgccgtgcccgctcGACCTGGGCTACGTGCGCACGTTCCCGTGGGACCGCGCGCCGTGCGCGCCGCCGGTCTCCAACGTCACCGCCTGCTGCATGACCCTGCTCTCCGTGCTCGGCATCGGCCTCGCCGCGCGCCTGCGCGCCACCGGCCTCTTCCGCCTCCCGTCCCCGCCGGCCTCGGCCGCCTGCATCCGCGCCTTCTCCGACGCGCTCGCCTCGCCGCCGCTCTCGCTCCCGCGCTCCCTCGCGCCAGCCTGCTTCCCCGTCCCGTCCCAGTTCGCCATCTCCCCGTCCTACTGCGCCGGGGTCACCACCGCCGCGCAGTACGTCGCCACCGTCGGTGATGTGGCTGCCGGGGAACTCAACTCCTCCTGCGGCTCCAACCTCACCGACACGTCCTTCTGCtacgcctgcctcgccgccggaatccatgccttggctcgactCACAGCTGCCGCCGGCAAAGCCTCCAACTCCCTCAACTGCTTCTACCTCACCGCCCTCTACGCCGCCGGCGTGTCCAACTCCGCCGGCCCCACCTCCCCTGCCACCGCCGCATGCGCCTTCGGCCTCGCTCTCTCCACCCCATCCCCCGCATCCTCGAATGCCTCCAGCTCCATTACCCACACCAACATCGCAGTCGCAACCGTCATCCCGATCGCATCCGTCCTCCTCGTCTCCCTCATAGCGCTGCTCGTTTGGACGAAGCGGCACGACGGCATCAGCGGCAGGAACCGCGGTTTGTCCGACGAGCGGCGGCCGTCGCGGCAGCGACCAAACACCGGCTCGGTGCTGTTCGACATCCGCGAGCTGGCGAGGGCGACCGGCGGGTTCGCGGAGCGGAACATCATCGGCCGCGGCGGGTTCGGCGTCGTGTACCGCGGCGTGCTCGCGGACGGGTCGGTGGTCGCCGTCAAGAAGATGCTGGACCCGGACGTGGACGGCGGGGACGACGAGTTCGCCAACGAGGTGGAGATCATCAGCCACTTCCGGCACCGGAACCTGGTGCCGCTGCGCGGGTGCTGCATCACCGACGCCGACGACCCCGACGACCATGGCAGCAGGCAGATGCTCCTCGTGTACGACTACATGCCGAACGGCTCGCTCGACCGCTACATCTTCCAGCAGCAGGACGGGGCGGCGGTGATGCTGCCGTGGGCGCAGCGGAGGAGCGTGATCCTGGACGTGGCGAGGGGGCTGGAGTACATGCACTACGGTGTCAAGCCGGGAATCTACCACCGGGACATCAAGGCGACCAACATACTCCTGGACGAGGACATGCGGGCGCGCGTGGCGGACTTTGGGCTGGCACGCCGGAGCCGGGACGGGCAGTCGCACCTGACGACGCGCGTGGCCGGCACGCACGGCTACCTCTCGCCGGAGTACGCGCTGTACGGGCAGctcacggagaggagcgacgtgtacagcttcggcgtgCTGGTGCTGGAGGTGATGAGCGGCCGGCCCGCGCTGGACCTCGCGGAGCCGTCCGGGATGGTGCTGGTGACGGACTGGGCGTGGATGCTCGTCAAGGCCGGCCGGACGAGGGAAGTGCTCGCCGAGGCTCTGCTTCGGGAGAAAGAGTGCCGGGCGACCGTGGAAGCCATGGAGAGGTTCGTGCTCATCGGCATCCTGTGCGCGCACGTCACGGTGGCGTGCCGCCCCACCATGCCGGAGGCGTTGAGAATGCTGGACGGGGACATGGACGTGCCGGACTTGCCGGACCGGCCGCAGCCGTACGGCCAGAGAATCCCGTTCGACGAAGGCGAAGGCAACTTCAGTGCCTCGTCGGTGCTGAGCGGCCCGTTCCTGGACTTCGGCGACATGCTCAGGTGA